In the Topomyia yanbarensis strain Yona2022 chromosome 3, ASM3024719v1, whole genome shotgun sequence genome, one interval contains:
- the LOC131693524 gene encoding uncharacterized protein LOC131693524 — MAEEVSSAGKQQLVNDSDSNRVDTTTAEPVVKQTALPDNRTFRRHLDSAFQKYGPQLPNEILKINYLEKYSKCDVERYVNDFAKKSEECVYGKMGDCIDFVQVTNWSELMHSAGMKDTCNNELALTMKMIALTEQFPAPEHANGVDFKLLYLNLSNMMLGHPVQEMNSATSKVLKDVYEATLSQLKQSDSTENMVLLRQRLKNIISPRASSSESLENVDLPAYFADSNLNPFQLDFEKLFYVSR, encoded by the exons ATGGCTGAAGAAGTTAGTTCAGCAGGTAAACAACAGCTGGTAAACGACTCGGATAGCAATCGAGTGGACACGACAACTGCTGAGCCAGTCGTGAAGCAGACAGCACTGCCGGATAATCGCACCTTTCGACGTCATCTGGATTCTGCTTTTCAGAAATATGGTCCCCaactgccaaatgagatattaaaaattaattatttggaAAAGTACAGCAAATGTGATGTCGAACGATACGTTAATGATTTTGCCAAAAAATCGGAGGAATGTGTTTACGGGAAGATGGGCGACTGTATTGATTTTGTTCAGGTTACCAACTGGAGCGAACTAATGCATTCGGCGGGAATGAAGGACACGTGCAACAATGAACTAGCATTGACAATGAAGATGATTGCGCTAACAGAACAATTTCCAGCACCGGAACATGCTAACGGGGTGGATTTCAAGTTGCTGTACTTAAATCTATCGAATATGATGTTGGGGCATCCGGTTCAGGAGATGAATTCGGCGACGTCGAAAGTGTTGAAAGATGTTTACGAG GCAACGCTCTCACAGTTGAAGCAATCGGACAGCACCGAAAATATGGTTCTTCTTCGTCAGCGTTTGAAAAATATCATCTCTCCCAGAGCATCTTCGTCCGAGAGCTTGGAAAACGTGGACTTGCCGGCGTACTTTGCCGACTCCAATTTGAATCCGTTCCAATTAGATTTCGAGAAACTATTCTATGTTTCTAGGTAA